A region from the Lolium perenne isolate Kyuss_39 chromosome 4, Kyuss_2.0, whole genome shotgun sequence genome encodes:
- the LOC127329960 gene encoding uncharacterized protein — MCRFRRRSDRSAMATGGGGEGLAGKKRKSAEAEDMPPARREPRRGLGVAALESIRAQLETVENFYVFPSFSPPAPQPPPSSLSASVMVPSVRFNPYVGNGAAQRDYCYTQYYGPQHYGLPSRYLQQLQASNGHALPRHLQNHQAGQKNDIAMAAPLLDKKDHRRPPQAHGQAKRPPVAFVDLVDSDDDEHSAEEELDLELRL, encoded by the exons ATGTGTAGATTCAGGAGGAGGAGCGATCGATCTGCCATGGCGACTGGTGGCGGCGGCGAAGGGCTGGCGGGGAAGAAGAGGAAGTCCGCCGAGGCCGAAGACATGCCGCCGGCGAGAAGGGAGCCGAGGCGGGGGCTGGGCGTGGCGGCGCTGGAGAGTATCAGGGCACAGCTCGAGACGGTGGAGAATTTCTACGTGTTCCCGTCCTTCTCGCCGCCGGCGCCACAGCCACCGCCATCATCGCTATCTGCATCCGTGATGGTCCCCAGCGTGCGATTCAATCCATAC GTCGGAAATGGAGCCGCGCAAAGAGATTACTGCTATACTCAGTATTATGGCCCCCAGCATTACGGTCTGCCCAGCAG GTACCTGCAGCAGCTGCAGGCATCCAACGGCCACGCCCTGCCACGCCATCTGCAGAATCATCAGGCGGGGCAGAAGAATGACATCGCCATGGCGGCCCCTCTGCTGGACAAGAAGGATCACCGTCGTCCGCCGCAGGCGCACGGCCAGGCCAAGAGACCTCCGGTTGCGTTTGTGGACCTCGTAGACTCCGACGACGATGAACACAGCGCCGAAGAAGAACTGGACCTCGAGCTCAGGCTCTAG